One stretch of Lacimicrobium alkaliphilum DNA includes these proteins:
- a CDS encoding nucleoside deaminase translates to MCASQQTPQLQVEISLPEWIHEITDWQKSYAGDEEKMALAIKLADENVKRNTGGPFGSAIFDMDSGKLLGVGVNQVVAQNNSTLHGEVTAIMLSQKRIANFTLGADGARRELFTSCEPCAMCMGATLWSGVKRLVCAATGEDARAIGFDEGPVFEQSYDYLQQAGLEVKRQVLREEGKQVLQDYLQSGGEIYNG, encoded by the coding sequence ATGTGTGCATCACAACAAACGCCGCAATTACAGGTAGAGATCAGCCTGCCTGAATGGATCCACGAAATCACCGACTGGCAGAAATCCTATGCCGGTGATGAAGAGAAAATGGCGCTGGCGATTAAACTGGCCGACGAAAACGTCAAACGCAACACCGGCGGGCCCTTCGGTTCAGCCATTTTTGATATGGACAGCGGTAAGCTCTTGGGTGTGGGCGTCAATCAGGTAGTGGCGCAGAATAATTCCACCCTGCACGGTGAAGTCACCGCCATTATGCTCAGCCAGAAGCGCATTGCCAATTTCACCCTTGGCGCAGACGGTGCCAGACGAGAGCTATTTACCTCCTGTGAACCCTGCGCCATGTGTATGGGTGCTACTCTGTGGAGCGGCGTTAAGCGCCTGGTGTGCGCCGCCACAGGTGAAGATGCCCGCGCCATCGGCTTTGATGAAGGCCCGGTTTTCGAGCAATCCTATGATTACCTGCAACAAGCCGGCCTCGAAGTAAAGCGCCAGGTACTGCGTGAAGAAGGTAAACAAGTATTGCAGGATTATCTGCAAAGTGGCGGTGAGATTTATAATGGGTGA
- the ahpF gene encoding alkyl hydroperoxide reductase subunit F, whose amino-acid sequence MLDNKVKSDLKTYLANLKRPVELTVAADQSKKSQELLSLATDISELSELVSIKQSNDSELRIPSMKVSSPDTGSNIIFSGLPMGHEFTSLVLALLHTGGHPIKQEAEILEQIKTLPGEYRFETYVSLSCQTCPGVVQALNVMAAVNPNITNVMIDGSLFQDEVSERDVMAVPSVFLNGKPFSQGAITLEKILNKVDDGAAEKQAEALNQKDDFDMLIIGAGPAGASSAIYSARKGIRTGLVTDRFGGQVADTVGIENFISVKATEGPKLVASLEEHVRDYDVDIMNNQRVTSLREGNMLEITLENGAVLRSKSIVLATGARWREMNVPGEREYRGAGVAYCPHCDGPLYKGKKVAVIGGGNSGIEAAIDLANIVEQVTVLEFDSKLRADDVLQRKARSMPNIEIITDAQTTEVNGDGKKVTGLTYTDRKSGESKQVELAGIFVQIGLVPNTEWLKDSGVAMTSRGEIITKPNGETNIKGVFAAGDATEVPFKQIIIAMGSGATAALGAFDYLMRSSAPEQESEAA is encoded by the coding sequence ATGTTAGACAACAAAGTAAAAAGCGATTTAAAAACTTATCTGGCCAATCTGAAACGGCCCGTTGAACTGACGGTTGCCGCAGACCAGAGTAAAAAGTCTCAGGAACTACTGAGCCTGGCGACTGATATCAGTGAGCTCTCTGAACTGGTCAGTATTAAGCAAAGCAATGATAGTGAGCTGCGTATTCCCAGTATGAAGGTAAGCAGCCCCGACACGGGCAGTAATATTATTTTCTCCGGCTTGCCCATGGGTCACGAATTTACCTCACTGGTACTGGCGCTGTTGCACACTGGCGGTCATCCGATTAAGCAGGAAGCCGAAATCCTTGAGCAGATCAAAACTCTGCCCGGTGAATACCGTTTTGAAACCTATGTGTCACTCAGTTGCCAGACCTGCCCGGGCGTGGTGCAGGCGCTGAATGTGATGGCGGCAGTGAATCCCAATATCACCAACGTGATGATTGATGGCTCGTTATTTCAGGATGAAGTCAGCGAGCGTGATGTGATGGCGGTGCCCTCGGTATTCTTAAATGGCAAGCCATTCTCTCAGGGTGCTATCACCCTGGAAAAGATCCTGAATAAAGTGGATGACGGCGCGGCTGAAAAACAGGCTGAGGCGTTAAATCAAAAAGATGATTTCGATATGCTGATCATCGGTGCCGGTCCGGCAGGGGCGTCATCGGCCATATACTCGGCCCGAAAAGGCATCCGCACCGGCCTGGTAACCGACCGTTTCGGCGGCCAGGTAGCTGACACTGTAGGGATTGAAAACTTTATCTCGGTTAAAGCCACAGAAGGCCCGAAACTGGTGGCCAGTCTCGAAGAGCATGTGCGTGACTACGATGTGGATATTATGAACAATCAGCGGGTAACCAGCCTGCGCGAAGGCAATATGCTCGAGATTACCCTGGAAAACGGTGCGGTACTGAGATCAAAAAGTATCGTGCTGGCCACCGGTGCCCGCTGGCGCGAAATGAATGTGCCCGGTGAACGTGAGTATCGTGGAGCCGGTGTGGCCTATTGCCCGCACTGTGACGGGCCTTTGTACAAAGGTAAGAAGGTTGCGGTAATAGGTGGCGGGAACTCTGGTATCGAAGCGGCTATTGATCTGGCTAATATTGTCGAACAGGTTACTGTGCTGGAATTTGACAGCAAGCTGCGAGCAGATGACGTACTGCAGCGCAAGGCCCGCTCAATGCCTAATATCGAAATTATTACCGATGCCCAGACCACTGAAGTTAATGGCGATGGCAAAAAGGTTACTGGTCTCACTTACACCGATCGTAAAAGTGGTGAATCCAAACAGGTGGAACTGGCCGGGATCTTTGTGCAGATCGGTCTGGTGCCCAATACCGAATGGCTTAAAGACAGCGGTGTGGCGATGACCTCCCGTGGCGAGATCATTACCAAACCTAACGGTGAAACTAATATCAAAGGGGTATTTGCTGCAGGGGATGCCACTGAAGTGCCCTTCAAGCAGATTATTATTGCCATGGGCAGCGGTGCCACTGCCGCGCTGGGCGCCTTTGACTACCTGATGCGCTCCTCAGCGCCAGAGCAGGAAAGCGAGGCCGCCTGA
- the ahpC gene encoding alkyl hydroperoxide reductase subunit C produces the protein MTQSLINTKIQPFNATAYHNGEFVELSEKDVLGKWAVVMFYPADFTFVCPTELGDLADYYDRLKEMGVEVYSVSTDTHFTHKAWHDTSDTISKIKFPMIGDPTGRISRNFGVMIEEEGLALRGTFVINPEGEIKVAEVHDLGIGRSAAELFRKVQAAQYVASHDGEVCPAKWQPGEETLSPSLDLVGKI, from the coding sequence ATGACACAATCTTTAATCAATACCAAGATCCAGCCCTTCAATGCTACTGCGTATCACAATGGCGAATTTGTAGAGCTGTCTGAAAAAGACGTTCTGGGCAAATGGGCTGTGGTGATGTTTTACCCTGCTGACTTTACTTTCGTTTGTCCGACTGAGCTGGGCGACCTGGCCGATTACTATGACAGACTCAAGGAAATGGGCGTAGAGGTTTATTCTGTATCTACCGATACTCACTTTACCCATAAAGCCTGGCACGATACGTCTGATACCATCAGCAAGATCAAGTTTCCTATGATCGGCGACCCCACAGGCCGTATTTCACGCAATTTCGGTGTGATGATCGAAGAAGAAGGGCTGGCCCTGCGTGGTACTTTTGTGATTAACCCGGAAGGGGAAATCAAAGTGGCTGAAGTTCATGATCTGGGTATTGGCCGCAGTGCTGCCGAGTTGTTCCGTAAAGTGCAGGCGGCACAGTATGTAGCCAGCCACGACGGCGAAGTCTGCCCGGCTAAATGGCAGCCGGGTGAAGAAACCCTGTCTCCATCACTGGACCTGGTCGGCAAGATCTAA
- a CDS encoding glutathione S-transferase family protein, with protein sequence MKIYDTKTAPTPRRVRIFLAEKQIPMDYVQVDLAAGENLSDEMRAKNPMAKVPILELDDGTCISESVAICRYFELLHPEPPLMGTSALEQAQTEMWQRQTEFGLFMQVGFCFQHTSGYFKDRMKPVPEFGEEAGKNAMAFMKILDRRLADSEFIAGESFSIADITALCAIDFARVVKIRIDEEQTHLKRWHKAVSARSSVSGTL encoded by the coding sequence ATGAAAATCTACGACACCAAAACCGCCCCGACTCCACGCCGGGTACGTATATTTCTGGCTGAAAAGCAGATCCCCATGGACTATGTGCAGGTGGATCTGGCGGCAGGCGAGAACCTTAGTGATGAAATGCGCGCTAAAAACCCCATGGCGAAAGTACCGATTCTGGAGCTGGATGACGGTACCTGCATCAGTGAATCGGTGGCAATCTGCCGCTACTTTGAGTTGCTTCACCCTGAGCCACCCTTAATGGGGACCTCGGCGCTGGAGCAGGCCCAGACTGAGATGTGGCAACGCCAGACGGAGTTTGGCCTGTTTATGCAGGTGGGATTCTGTTTTCAGCATACCAGTGGCTATTTTAAAGACCGCATGAAACCGGTGCCGGAATTTGGCGAAGAGGCCGGTAAAAATGCCATGGCCTTTATGAAAATACTGGATAGACGTCTGGCAGATAGTGAGTTTATCGCCGGTGAGAGTTTTTCCATTGCCGATATTACCGCTCTTTGTGCCATTGATTTTGCCCGGGTGGTGAAAATCCGTATTGACGAAGAGCAGACCCATCTTAAACGCTGGCATAAGGCGGTCAGCGCCAGATCCAGCGTTTCCGGGACGTTGTGA
- a CDS encoding sugar MFS transporter, which translates to MNQTARALRQQQASSTWLPMVIISVLFFLFGFVTWLNGSLIPFLKIVCELNEFQALLVTFVFYIAYVVMALPMSWVLDKIGYKNGMVAGLGIMVVGALLFIPAALSSHYALFLLALFVLGTGLTILQTASNPYLVLLGPKESAAMRICIMGLLNKGAGFIVPILFTAVILTGMDSYTESALAGLSEQARELKLNELSLRLITPYLWMAGMLVLLTLLVHFSPLPEPGKELTGTGEPVSRREVLQYPQLVLGVVALFFYVGVEVIAGDTIGLYGQQLGVAHFGALTSYTMAFMMLGYLLGVVAIPRFISQQRGLQLSAIVGILFSLGVVFADSDSASLSTWALVWLGVPQVPDTVFYLALLGLANALVWPTIWPLALDGLGKLTSTGSALLIMGIAGGAILPLAYGYLAHEFMGSQFAYLMLLPCYAYILFYAFKGHKIRNW; encoded by the coding sequence ATGAATCAAACTGCCCGGGCCCTGCGTCAGCAGCAGGCCAGTTCCACCTGGCTGCCGATGGTGATTATTTCAGTATTGTTTTTTCTGTTTGGTTTTGTGACCTGGCTGAATGGCTCACTGATCCCTTTTTTGAAAATAGTCTGCGAACTTAACGAGTTTCAGGCTCTGCTGGTGACCTTTGTGTTTTATATTGCCTATGTGGTGATGGCGCTGCCGATGTCGTGGGTGCTGGATAAAATAGGCTATAAGAACGGCATGGTAGCGGGCCTGGGTATTATGGTTGTGGGCGCGCTGCTGTTTATTCCTGCGGCGCTAAGTAGCCATTATGCGCTGTTTTTGCTGGCCTTATTTGTACTTGGCACCGGCTTAACTATTTTACAGACCGCCTCTAACCCTTATCTGGTGCTGTTGGGGCCAAAAGAAAGCGCTGCCATGCGTATCTGTATTATGGGACTGTTAAATAAAGGCGCCGGCTTTATTGTGCCCATTCTCTTTACTGCGGTGATCCTGACCGGCATGGACAGTTATACCGAGAGTGCGCTGGCCGGACTGAGTGAACAGGCCCGGGAACTTAAGCTGAACGAGCTGTCACTCCGGCTGATCACGCCTTATCTGTGGATGGCGGGTATGCTGGTGTTACTGACCCTGCTGGTTCATTTCTCACCTTTACCCGAGCCGGGTAAGGAGTTAACCGGCACCGGAGAACCCGTCAGTCGCCGTGAAGTGCTGCAATACCCGCAACTGGTTTTAGGCGTGGTGGCATTGTTTTTCTATGTGGGTGTGGAAGTGATTGCAGGCGATACCATCGGCCTCTATGGCCAGCAGCTTGGTGTTGCTCATTTCGGGGCGCTGACCTCCTATACCATGGCCTTTATGATGTTGGGGTATTTGCTCGGTGTGGTGGCGATTCCGCGTTTTATCAGCCAACAGCGGGGATTGCAGTTATCCGCCATAGTGGGGATATTGTTCAGCCTTGGGGTGGTGTTTGCTGACAGCGACTCAGCCAGTCTTTCAACCTGGGCACTGGTGTGGCTTGGCGTGCCACAGGTGCCGGATACGGTGTTTTATCTGGCTTTACTGGGGCTTGCCAATGCGCTGGTATGGCCGACCATCTGGCCGCTGGCGCTGGATGGATTAGGCAAGCTGACCAGTACAGGCTCGGCGCTGTTAATTATGGGTATTGCCGGTGGCGCAATATTGCCACTGGCCTATGGTTATCTGGCTCATGAATTTATGGGTAGCCAGTTTGCCTATCTGATGCTGCTGCCCTGTTATGCCTATATTCTGTTTTATGCTTTTAAGGGCCATAAGATCAGGAACTGGTGA
- the nagA gene encoding N-acetylglucosamine-6-phosphate deacetylase produces MQQQEYQLYAQQALLGETIATHVYLHIRQERIVAIGDKANPALSVVEAGPGVLVPGFIDVQVNGGGGVLFNQQPDTEGIARIFQAHHQFGTTAMLPTLITDSADVMQRAADAVARALADEQAGILGIHFEGPHMSVAKRGVHSPDLLRPLSDREMATLARKDLGVRVVTVAPEVVSTEQIKELVSAGLKVCLGHSNASALQVSQALEAGASGFTHLYNGMSALTSREPGMVGCALADEKSYAGLILDSHHLHPISAKAAIRAKGTERIMLVTDAMPPVGTDQSRFAFFGSEVQREGDKLIAPGGSLAGSVLDMAGAVRYAVQKLGYSLAEAVKMASFTPAAFLGVENRLGTLAPGMQADMLLLNHSSEVIQAWIKGQSSGHAPQQWSR; encoded by the coding sequence ATGCAACAGCAGGAATATCAGTTATACGCCCAGCAGGCCCTGCTTGGCGAAACCATAGCAACCCATGTTTATTTGCATATCAGGCAAGAGCGAATTGTTGCCATAGGTGACAAAGCTAATCCCGCTTTGTCTGTTGTTGAAGCCGGTCCTGGTGTTCTGGTGCCTGGCTTTATCGATGTGCAGGTCAATGGTGGTGGTGGTGTGTTGTTTAACCAGCAACCTGATACAGAGGGCATCGCCAGGATCTTTCAGGCACACCATCAATTTGGTACCACTGCGATGTTGCCAACCCTGATCACCGACAGCGCGGATGTGATGCAGCGCGCCGCCGATGCGGTGGCCCGGGCTCTGGCCGACGAACAAGCAGGCATTCTGGGGATCCATTTTGAGGGGCCGCATATGTCAGTGGCAAAGCGGGGAGTGCATTCTCCGGATTTGCTGCGCCCACTCAGTGATCGTGAAATGGCAACTCTGGCCAGAAAGGACCTAGGCGTCAGGGTTGTCACTGTGGCCCCGGAAGTGGTCAGTACCGAGCAGATTAAAGAGCTGGTCAGCGCTGGCTTAAAAGTGTGCCTGGGCCATTCCAATGCAAGTGCCTTGCAGGTATCTCAGGCGCTGGAGGCCGGCGCGTCTGGATTTACTCATCTATACAATGGTATGTCGGCCCTCACATCCCGCGAACCTGGTATGGTCGGCTGTGCTCTGGCCGATGAGAAAAGTTATGCGGGGCTTATCCTTGATAGCCATCATCTGCATCCGATATCGGCTAAAGCGGCGATACGAGCCAAAGGTACCGAGCGAATTATGCTGGTAACGGACGCCATGCCGCCGGTGGGTACGGACCAATCGCGCTTTGCGTTTTTTGGCTCAGAAGTACAACGAGAGGGCGATAAACTCATCGCACCGGGCGGCTCATTGGCAGGCTCTGTACTGGATATGGCTGGCGCCGTGCGCTATGCGGTGCAAAAACTGGGCTATTCACTGGCCGAAGCGGTAAAAATGGCAAGTTTTACCCCAGCAGCTTTTCTTGGTGTTGAAAACCGGCTTGGCACCCTGGCGCCGGGAATGCAGGCCGATATGCTGCTTCTGAATCACAGTTCAGAAGTTATTCAGGCCTGGATAAAGGGCCAGTCAAGCGGGCATGCGCCGCAACAATGGAGTCGATAG
- a CDS encoding ROK family protein yields the protein MHYGLDIGGTKMEMAIFDHDFTLLNRWRVATPTQDYAAFIEQICAQISRADDFSASQGSIGIGMPGIQSADGKVLSSNVACLNGHKICGDLAKALQRPVAMANDCRCFTLSEARLGAGRGYHRVFGAILGTGAGGGLCIDGRLYDCANDLAGEFGHQGISARVMQKYDLPLYDCGCGLKGCAETYISGTGLARIYQHFSHQQADTYQWLDAYQHGDHQAIEAFNCYMDALGAVMANQVLAYDPDMIVLGGGISDIDVISGGLSPWIGKHLFPAAVVPRIEKAELGAASGVRGAALIGAQEQGI from the coding sequence ATGCATTACGGTCTGGATATCGGCGGCACGAAAATGGAAATGGCCATATTTGACCATGATTTTACACTGCTAAACCGTTGGCGCGTAGCCACACCAACACAGGATTATGCCGCCTTTATTGAGCAAATCTGCGCCCAGATTTCCAGGGCCGACGATTTCAGCGCCAGTCAGGGCAGTATCGGTATTGGCATGCCGGGAATCCAGTCAGCCGATGGAAAGGTGCTGTCCAGTAATGTAGCTTGTCTGAATGGTCATAAGATTTGTGGCGATCTGGCCAAGGCATTGCAGCGGCCGGTCGCTATGGCTAATGACTGTCGTTGTTTCACTTTGTCTGAGGCAAGACTGGGTGCGGGCAGGGGATATCATCGGGTATTCGGTGCCATTCTGGGCACCGGTGCAGGTGGCGGGCTGTGTATTGACGGCAGGCTTTATGATTGTGCTAACGATCTGGCCGGCGAGTTTGGTCATCAGGGCATATCCGCCCGGGTTATGCAAAAGTATGACTTGCCCTTATATGACTGTGGTTGTGGCCTTAAAGGCTGTGCCGAGACCTATATATCCGGCACCGGTCTGGCAAGGATCTATCAGCATTTCAGTCATCAGCAGGCTGATACCTATCAATGGCTCGATGCCTACCAACATGGTGACCATCAGGCTATCGAAGCATTTAACTGTTATATGGATGCCCTCGGCGCGGTAATGGCTAATCAGGTACTAGCCTACGATCCGGATATGATCGTGCTCGGCGGTGGCATTTCAGATATTGATGTAATCAGTGGCGGCCTGAGTCCGTGGATTGGCAAACATCTGTTTCCGGCAGCGGTAGTGCCCAGGATTGAAAAGGCAGAGCTCGGTGCGGCCAGCGGTGTACGCGGGGCTGCTCTGATCGGCGCTCAGGAGCAAGGGATATAA
- a CDS encoding SIS domain-containing protein, with product MSQQEFLGIDSATLEKQGAYWTAREIAQQPTIWSQLLDQYQSQQSCLQQWLQPIMGTPALRIIMTGAGTSAYIGEALRPHLTDVLGLAPGQVIEAISTTDILSNPGQYLRADVPTLMISYGRSGNSPESRAAVALADQVIGQCWHLVISCNPEGALARACQSNPCYQLFLMPEQAHDKSFAMTSSFTSMMLATLLIFAADSDQFSAMIEQSKSLLADSLSEIKALAQQDCKRLVFLGSGPLLGIAREAALKCLELTAGRLVSCYESPLGFRHGPKSMVDEQTQILLLKSGHSYTGAYDQDLLDELRSDDKAMYISSPFSQKQLEQGGLADIWLAFPYILYCQCLAFYKALYLGISADNPCPSGEVNRVVQGVTLYPYEGGR from the coding sequence ATGTCGCAACAAGAGTTTTTAGGCATTGACAGCGCCACCCTGGAGAAACAGGGGGCTTACTGGACCGCCAGAGAAATCGCCCAGCAACCGACAATCTGGTCACAATTGCTGGACCAGTATCAGTCGCAGCAATCCTGTTTGCAGCAGTGGTTGCAGCCGATTATGGGAACACCTGCACTGCGTATTATTATGACCGGTGCCGGTACGTCGGCTTATATCGGTGAAGCCCTCAGGCCTCATTTAACCGATGTTCTTGGACTTGCTCCGGGGCAGGTGATAGAAGCTATCAGTACCACGGATATTCTCAGTAACCCCGGGCAATATCTTCGTGCTGATGTACCGACTCTGATGATCTCCTATGGTCGTTCTGGTAATAGTCCTGAAAGCCGTGCTGCCGTTGCCCTGGCTGATCAGGTGATCGGCCAGTGCTGGCATCTGGTGATTAGCTGCAATCCCGAGGGCGCGCTGGCCCGGGCCTGCCAGAGTAACCCCTGTTACCAGTTGTTTCTGATGCCTGAGCAGGCTCATGATAAGAGCTTTGCCATGACAAGTAGTTTTACCAGCATGATGCTCGCAACATTGCTGATTTTCGCTGCAGATAGCGATCAGTTTTCCGCAATGATTGAGCAGAGTAAGAGCCTGCTGGCTGATTCCCTGTCAGAGATCAAGGCGCTGGCGCAACAGGACTGTAAGCGGCTGGTTTTCCTTGGCTCAGGCCCGCTGTTGGGGATTGCCAGAGAAGCGGCACTGAAGTGTCTGGAACTGACCGCCGGCAGGCTGGTAAGCTGTTATGAAAGTCCACTTGGTTTTCGCCACGGGCCCAAGTCCATGGTGGATGAACAGACCCAGATCCTGTTGCTGAAGTCCGGTCATTCTTATACCGGCGCCTATGACCAGGATCTGTTGGACGAATTGCGCTCTGATGACAAAGCCATGTATATCAGCAGTCCCTTTAGCCAAAAACAGCTTGAGCAAGGTGGTTTGGCGGATATCTGGCTGGCTTTTCCCTACATTCTCTATTGTCAGTGCCTGGCCTTCTACAAGGCACTTTATTTAGGTATCAGTGCCGATAATCCCTGTCCGTCAGGGGAGGTGAACAGGGTGGTGCAGGGGGTGACGCTGTATCCATACGAAGGCGGGAGATAG
- a CDS encoding D-tagatose-bisphosphate aldolase, class II, non-catalytic subunit encodes MTSLKQIIQANKEAQKKGVYSVCCAHPMVLKAAITNSIRYNSLLLVEATANQVNQFGGYTGMQPADFIDFVRTLAAERGLPSERLVFGGDHLGPVCWTDKPAEEAMALAKTLIEEYVKAGFTKIHLDTSMPCADDPEVLSDEVIAKRAASLCKVAESYSVSHGRVLNYVIGTEVPAPGGVSELEQELKPTPVENVRYTLDCHRQAFSAEGLGESTWDKVLAIVVQPGVEFDNAKVHDFIPGDAQALSVFIKQEAGLVYEAHSTDYQHESALSALVQGHFAILKVGPQLTFALREALFGLSHIEEALIAPQHYSGLRRECEQLMQQQPNAWQKFYPPGAQNSWMQFFSFSDRIRYYWNQPALLQAVEKMLNNLRGRQIPLPLLSQYLPEQYQAVREGALSTEPEALIEDKIIRALDSYARACNSGTVIAA; translated from the coding sequence ATGACAAGTCTGAAACAAATCATACAAGCCAATAAAGAGGCTCAGAAGAAAGGGGTTTACTCGGTATGCTGCGCCCATCCTATGGTATTAAAGGCGGCTATAACCAACAGCATCAGATACAACAGTTTGCTGTTGGTGGAAGCGACTGCGAATCAGGTGAACCAGTTTGGTGGTTATACCGGTATGCAGCCTGCTGATTTTATCGACTTCGTCAGAACCCTGGCTGCAGAGCGGGGATTACCGTCAGAGCGCCTGGTCTTTGGTGGCGACCATCTTGGCCCCGTATGCTGGACGGACAAACCGGCTGAAGAAGCGATGGCACTTGCTAAAACCCTGATTGAAGAATACGTCAAAGCGGGTTTCACCAAGATCCACCTGGATACCAGCATGCCCTGTGCTGATGATCCTGAGGTACTCTCAGATGAAGTGATTGCTAAAAGGGCTGCTTCTCTTTGTAAGGTGGCGGAGAGCTATTCTGTAAGCCATGGACGGGTGCTGAACTATGTTATCGGTACCGAAGTGCCGGCTCCGGGCGGCGTGTCGGAGTTAGAGCAGGAGCTTAAGCCCACACCGGTAGAGAATGTACGCTATACCCTTGATTGTCACCGGCAGGCATTTTCCGCTGAGGGGCTGGGTGAGAGCACCTGGGACAAGGTACTGGCGATTGTGGTTCAGCCCGGTGTGGAGTTCGATAATGCCAAAGTACATGATTTTATCCCCGGAGATGCACAGGCCTTATCGGTGTTTATCAAACAGGAAGCAGGTCTGGTGTACGAAGCCCATTCTACTGATTATCAGCATGAGTCGGCACTGTCGGCGCTGGTTCAGGGCCACTTTGCCATACTCAAAGTCGGCCCACAGCTCACCTTTGCTCTGCGTGAAGCCTTATTTGGGCTATCGCATATAGAAGAGGCGTTGATTGCTCCACAGCACTATTCCGGTTTACGTCGTGAGTGTGAGCAACTGATGCAGCAGCAACCCAATGCCTGGCAAAAGTTTTATCCGCCAGGGGCGCAAAACAGTTGGATGCAGTTTTTCAGCTTCAGTGACCGTATTCGTTATTACTGGAATCAGCCCGCTCTGTTGCAGGCTGTGGAAAAGATGCTGAATAATCTTCGCGGCAGGCAGATACCGCTACCCCTTCTGAGTCAGTATTTACCCGAACAGTATCAGGCAGTGCGTGAAGGAGCGTTAAGCACCGAACCTGAAGCACTGATTGAAGATAAAATTATCCGGGCATTAGATAGCTATGCCCGTGCCTGTAACAGTGGCACAGTAATAGCTGCATAA
- a CDS encoding Gfo/Idh/MocA family protein translates to MSEFNRRSFLKATAAAAAMGVAAGCSSTANQQNPKAVGKTVMGLVAPEMDTVRAAIIGVGQRGVGFVSHLCNIEGVELKAICDTDKKVLRRAAKIVNEAGRPEADLYGESDYHYRKMLERDDIDIVIIATPWRWHHPMAKDTMLSGKHAFVEVPMATTIEDLWDLVDTAEVTRKNCMMMENVCYGRDELMVLNMTRQGLFGELLHGEAAYIHELRWQMKELERKTGSWRTYHHTRTNGNLYPTHGLGPVAQYMNINRGDKFEYMSSMSSPALGRAAYAKREFPADHERNQLNYISGDINTSIIKTHLGRTIMVQHDTTTPRPYTRLNMIQGTNGVFAGFPNRIALEQGGSGNFHEWDYDMQKWYDKYDHPLWKRMGREAERNGGHGGMDFLMVWRMIYCLRNGVPLDQDVYDGAAWSAVFPLSADSVADRGNSKDFPDFTRGQWQYGKPLGIAS, encoded by the coding sequence ATGTCGGAGTTTAATCGTCGATCTTTTCTGAAAGCTACCGCCGCTGCCGCCGCAATGGGTGTGGCCGCGGGTTGCAGCAGCACAGCTAATCAGCAAAATCCTAAAGCGGTTGGCAAAACCGTAATGGGGCTGGTTGCACCAGAAATGGATACCGTGCGGGCGGCAATCATCGGTGTTGGCCAGCGTGGTGTCGGCTTTGTAAGCCACCTGTGTAACATCGAGGGTGTAGAGTTAAAAGCGATTTGCGATACCGACAAAAAAGTACTCCGGCGTGCGGCAAAAATTGTCAATGAAGCAGGCAGGCCCGAGGCCGATCTGTACGGTGAATCAGATTATCATTATCGCAAAATGCTGGAACGAGATGATATTGATATCGTCATTATCGCGACGCCCTGGCGCTGGCATCACCCAATGGCAAAAGACACCATGCTCAGCGGAAAACATGCTTTCGTCGAAGTGCCCATGGCCACCACTATCGAAGATTTGTGGGATCTGGTGGATACCGCCGAAGTTACCCGTAAAAACTGTATGATGATGGAAAATGTCTGTTACGGTCGTGATGAGTTAATGGTACTGAATATGACCCGCCAGGGACTGTTCGGTGAACTGCTGCATGGCGAGGCCGCCTATATTCATGAACTACGCTGGCAGATGAAAGAGCTGGAACGTAAAACCGGCTCCTGGCGCACCTATCATCACACCCGCACTAACGGCAATCTGTATCCGACCCATGGTCTTGGGCCTGTTGCCCAGTATATGAACATCAACCGGGGCGATAAATTTGAATATATGAGTTCCATGAGCTCACCGGCGCTGGGTCGTGCTGCCTATGCCAAACGAGAATTTCCCGCCGATCATGAGCGCAATCAACTCAATTATATCAGCGGCGATATTAATACCAGCATTATCAAAACCCATTTGGGCCGCACTATTATGGTTCAGCATGACACAACGACACCCAGGCCTTATACGCGGCTGAATATGATTCAGGGTACTAACGGCGTGTTTGCCGGGTTCCCTAATCGAATCGCCCTGGAGCAGGGGGGAAGCGGTAACTTCCATGAGTGGGATTACGATATGCAAAAATGGTACGACAAATATGATCATCCGTTGTGGAAGCGCATGGGGAGGGAAGCCGAACGCAACGGTGGCCATGGCGGCATGGATTTTCTGATGGTTTGGCGGATGATTTACTGCCTGCGTAACGGTGTGCCGCTGGATCAGGATGTGTATGACGGCGCCGCCTGGTCTGCAGTGTTTCCATTGTCTGCCGATTCTGTTGCCGATCGCGGCAATTCCAAAGACTTCCCCGACTTTACCCGGGGCCAGTGGCAATATGGAAAGCCCCTTGGGATTGCCAGCTAA